A genomic segment from Methanoplanus limicola DSM 2279 encodes:
- a CDS encoding DUF6932 family protein translates to MNKDVIPDWNIDGILPPINMADPTDFERSPYSISLTDLILRFANTKHRREIIKGFMNFRSDLHELGLNEGFQWIDGSFLENVEKTEGRNPNDIDLVTFFILPEETSQETLLSSNQDIFNSKRTKDEYNVDAYFVQLNSDGYEMLIRQITYWYSIWSHRRDGQWKGFIQIELSDKEDQIAMSNLDAMMKEEDSL, encoded by the coding sequence ATGAATAAAGACGTGATACCGGACTGGAACATTGACGGGATTTTACCGCCCATAAATATGGCTGATCCAACAGATTTTGAAAGGTCCCCCTATTCAATCTCTTTAACTGACTTAATTCTCCGGTTTGCAAATACCAAACACCGTAGAGAGATCATAAAAGGTTTTATGAATTTCCGTTCTGATCTGCATGAATTAGGGCTTAATGAAGGCTTTCAGTGGATTGATGGAAGTTTCCTTGAAAATGTTGAGAAGACAGAAGGAAGAAATCCCAATGATATCGATCTTGTCACATTTTTTATTCTGCCTGAAGAAACAAGTCAGGAGACCCTTTTATCTTCTAACCAAGATATCTTCAACTCTAAAAGGACGAAAGATGAATATAATGTTGATGCATATTTTGTACAGTTAAACTCAGATGGATACGAGATGCTTATCAGGCAAATCACGTATTGGTACAGCATCTGGTCACACAGAAGAGACGGACAGTGGAAAGGATTTATACAAATAGAACTTTCCGATAAAGAAGATCAGATTGCTATGAGCAACCTTGATGCAATGATGAAAGAGGAGGATTCTTTATGA
- a CDS encoding type II toxin-antitoxin system HicB family antitoxin: MRKQLTAIIEKEGDGYVSFCPEYDIASQGSTVEEARNNLHEALELFLKTASLQEIQSRFHGEIYITRMDVAFG; encoded by the coding sequence ATGCGAAAACAGCTCACAGCCATTATTGAAAAGGAAGGCGATGGCTATGTTTCATTCTGCCCGGAATATGACATTGCAAGCCAGGGCAGTACTGTAGAAGAAGCCCGTAATAACCTTCATGAGGCTTTGGAGCTCTTTTTAAAAACCGCATCTTTGCAGGAGATTCAGTCACGGTTCCACGGGGAGATCTATATCACACGGATGGATGTGGCTTTTGGCTAA
- a CDS encoding DUF3467 domain-containing protein, whose protein sequence is MTDNKKTANTDSATIDISEMYRYKKDDMVTDITSSAYSNLAYVQATHRDLYIDFLEMPGIKKDDEKVHIQGTRIYMSHSAAQKLSKALDGILKKVHSEGKMEVYTPDDGK, encoded by the coding sequence ATGACTGATAATAAAAAAACGGCAAATACAGACTCAGCGACAATTGATATAAGTGAAATGTACAGATACAAAAAGGACGATATGGTCACCGATATAACTTCCAGTGCCTACTCCAATCTTGCATATGTGCAGGCAACTCACAGGGATCTATATATTGATTTTCTGGAGATGCCGGGGATAAAAAAAGATGACGAAAAAGTACACATACAGGGCACGAGGATATATATGTCCCACTCCGCAGCCCAAAAACTCTCCAAAGCCCTTGACGGGATATTAAAGAAAGTACACTCAGAAGGTAAAATGGAAGTTTATACTCCCGATGATGGAAAATAA